The sequence ACAAGACCAGACAGAGAACAGTGCAGTGACATTCTCAAACCAACATACATACAAAGCACTCCTATTATGCTCTGGCAGTCAAACCAGTCAAATATTCAATGGATCTACCATATTGGTTGACTTAGAAGCAATTCAAAGTGATATTTATCAATTGCAAACTCTCCCAAATCCTAAAAATAGGTATTTGAACAAATATATCACTAACCACAATTATGACGAAATctgcacacacatgcacattGTTTGATAAGGACAACTGGAGACTTTGTAGTGATTACCTGTTGGCATGGTATGCCAAGTTTCTTAAGCTTGAGAGTGCGAGTGACAAGCAGCTTCTGAAAGTCACCAATCTCAGTTTCAATCTTAGCCACATGGGCCTCAACACCTTTCCCTATCCCGTTCAAAAATTCAGGTATGCCAACCTTCTCTGCAACAACAGAACCTCAAACTCAATTGCAATATCTAATTTACTAAAAACCCTCATTATTCTGTTTGATTGCAAAAagtaacaaagaaaaatatatcaatttcttGATGAAAGTAGTTGTAACTTTGTAAGTAAGGGCACGAGACAACAAGACCTCTCCTTAACTGAGCCTATCACAATTCACAGCTATTTGGCTTAGTTTAGGCAAGGCCAACAAATCATAATACCCAAGcaactcaaaaagaaaaataattttaaaaaataactaaatttatttcttctcttctcATTTCCCtactttctcagcaaccaacCAAAGGATAAAAGCTAGATTGGGCTGCCAATATCCAGGATCCTAGAAGGAACCAATCTTATCCTCACACAGCCATTTATCTTGGTTGAAGTGTGTTTTTCATTACAATAGCCAAAACAAACCTTAATCATTAACtatccttttctttctctgaaATGCCTTCCCCagttttcttagcaaccaaacagaagcagaaaatacattttacaccaaaaaaaaaaaaacaaaaattcttatatTAACTTTAGCATAATAGAGGCAAGCTTCTAAATTCAGGTAACATATATCATTAaacccagaattttttttttgttttttttttcacattcccaagttctctcaaattttctcagcaactatataactataaaagaaatcaaactcTTCAATCTTAGTCTTAAACACCCATTTGGCTCAACTTTCAGTAAGTCTCTCATCTTTACAAGAACCTCAACAACATAAATCACAAAACCCAGAATTTCTTTCTCCTTCCCAATCAAAAACAAATCGAAAGTTTCAACCTTACACAGCAATATAAAGCTCAAATAGCACAAACTACAATAcccaatattttcttttcccttttatttacttggaaaccaaacaaagagagaaaattgaataatGGGTATGTGTTAaacctcaaaaataaataaagcttaCCAACATACAAGGACGATTTGGAGAAGAATTTAGAGAAGCCAGGTGTTTGATATGGCTGTGGTGAGATTGAGATTGTCCTTGTTTTAAAGATTAGTTGCCTCCAAGCCATTGTCTTCTATTTTCTACCTGTGTCAATGAGAGTTTACTCagaaacaacaaaaacccagaaacaGTGTCTCAGAGCTCAAGTGGGGTTTTTGAGAGTGATTCATTCAAATGGCATAAAAATGAACAATCTACTTTTGCTACTTTTAACATTACAATACATTAAGATTAAATAaacaaccaataaaaatttaaaaaaacatgtaaatttctctaaaacccaaaacctctatctcttttctctctattgtGAACCCATAACCACTGGCCACTGTGATTTCtgcaaaaatataataaaaacacaaatggaaaaaccaacaaaacccacaaatggTGACACAAAAACTACCAAATGGAGAGCCACAACCCATTAATGACGAGAAAAATTGTAACCACTTACCGAGAGCCACAACCACCGTGACGAGATAAAACCACCGCCACAACCGAGACCACCGTGACGAGATAAAACCACCGCCACAACCGAGACCACCGTGACCCACAGTCGCAACCGGAACCACCAAAACCCGCAAACACTACCGAGAGAGTGAGAGGAAACctgagagagaatgagaaagtctgaagagagggaggagagagagaatcgTTGAGTTAAAAATTGCTACAAAACAAATGGCATTTGGCATGTTGGTGTGTTTTACATTTTTTGATGGgttaaatgttaaatatttagcattttttagcACATCAAATGCTAATGGAGCATTAGAGCATTTATATCCTAAAATTCTATTACATTCTATTTTAATATcccaaaaaattactttattttatagattatatcatatcattttacaatactctcagcatctcaacttttattttacaatataacacattaaaataatatttttacacaataaaataatatatctcaaaacccaaaacccaaaaacttgGTGAGGAATTGATAaagtaagtaaataaaatattagttttttttttttaaaaaaaattaagctattagAATTGCACTATAGCACTactgcaaatttttttacaataattagtTTTTACAAATCCGGATGCGTGGGGAGTTTTGAAATGCTAAGTTTTCCCTACATATGACATATGTTATTTTCAATGTGAATGTTGTTAGGTAGCATTAAGTTGTTGTAAAACAAATGTTATTTTGATACATCTAAaagttactttttgttttaatatatctttttatAATACATCTTATAACACGTATTCTattcttttactattttatataaatattctttttttttttgttaattttttttttttcactttgctGCTTTTTACCATACTACTTCACAATGAAAGACGTTTAGGACCactatttattatataatttttgtcataactcATTATGTGTCGAGTTATAAGTGATAAAAGTGTGgtcccaccattttttttacCACTCACAACTTATCACAAAGCAAGTTGTAGTAGAAGTTATACAATAAATTGTGGTCACctacttaaaatatttttttggtttactaTTTTTTGTAGATGAGAGAGAAAGTTGGTTTATCAGACCATTTACATTTGAGTTTCTAAAACATTTATATGTTTTACActttaaaaagttactttacTTATTTTACTAagtcattttacaatacatgtagcatctcatttcttatttttgcgTACAACCtaatcaaaataatataaaatacagaatcaaaaaatatatataaaaaaattatttctctctcttctctcccatctctctcttcaacccaaaaataaaatatgatattttagtTTTACCATCTACCTATAGTAATTCTTATATTTAAGAACCTATTGTTCATAGTTGCTAAATTGTTTTTAGCAAAAGCCAACCAGGTAATTGTGGTTTTAGGGTGTGTGAATTTTTTGATTAGAGATTtctagtaatattgtttaaatgttGTAGAAATACGCGtgagttaaaaaatattgtggaaatGCATGTCGTAGTGTTcaaatactgaaaactgttgtttaaacaataaaaccaaacagaccctaaaatAGCAATCTAGGAGGTTTTATACCCCCAATTTTAACGCTCTCAGtgtttgtttttggtatttaatatgtcaaatgctaaaaatttagtatttGACATACTTATGGTCTGTTTGAATACCgattattactgaaaactgaaaacactatagcaaaattatttttaaatttgtaaatagtACCGTAGGACCCAATTTTAatgtaaattttgtttaaaaaaggTTTGTGAGTTCTATAAATAGTGCATAGGACCCACTTTTTAGGGACGCACTCGCGCAATGCAAcgctatccaaactccaccttaATGCAAATGCTATAAACTTGTTGTCGTGAAACCAGTGGCAATTTTTTATAGTCACTGTCAAATAGGCAAGAGAAATAGTACGATAGGGTCAtataaaattctaaataaatatatgatcctaaaaaaaaccaatttatagtgcatttttaataataatttagtgTGCTTTTTATTTTTCGAAAATCAATTTATTGTTCATTTAGAATAGCTTTTTGCTTTTGACTAATGTACTTGATATGCCCTAAGAGCATTCCATTAGTATTTGTAAAGttttacaaaatgaaaaaagtaattgattttacacattttgagcaaaaatacaCTCATAttagtgggtgtaaaattgtgcataaatgcatAATTGCTACAGTAAtcgtgcatatatgcatggttaCTATAGCatttgtatttaatattttaataattttt comes from Castanea sativa cultivar Marrone di Chiusa Pesio chromosome 3, ASM4071231v1 and encodes:
- the LOC142626701 gene encoding uncharacterized protein LOC142626701; the encoded protein is MAWRQLIFKTRTISISPQPYQTPGFSKFFSKSSLYVEKVGIPEFLNGIGKGVEAHVAKIETEIGDFQKLLVTRTLKLKKLGIPCQQRKLILKHAHKYRLGLWRPRAQPLKS